One Gordonia mangrovi genomic region harbors:
- a CDS encoding CaiB/BaiF CoA transferase family protein gives MESGVLLAVGRLGSLLGEEGADVIKIEVPGVGDYLRNVQGLMAPDWSFFHLAVNRGKRSVTIDAKTDDGHDLIGKLLGSADVFITGNVGDTNRKLGLDYDSVKAIRPDIVYCQITGFGASGPYREIPTHGNMMEALAGVSDGRSLGDDGLVRSIPGQEAPLSSGGVVLGPLEGAYAIAAGLARRARTGEGCFIDISCADAVLAADWLRTIEELNPSKCHRPSDAHDVSSSAKYQYYQTLDGKFILFCCVEAKFWDRFCDAVERPDLKDRHDRTLVIDYAFHDVELRKVLQQIIIERTLDDWMTLAVEHHIAIGPANDLEGASTDPHMNARGMFIKEDHPVLGAFETVRSPIHVDGHEFEYKSAPALGEHTNEVLSELGVSEPEIDKLRSAGVL, from the coding sequence GTGGAGTCAGGAGTCCTGCTCGCAGTCGGTCGGTTGGGATCGCTCTTGGGTGAAGAGGGTGCCGACGTCATCAAGATCGAGGTGCCAGGGGTCGGTGATTATCTGCGCAACGTCCAGGGCTTGATGGCTCCTGACTGGTCGTTTTTCCATCTCGCCGTCAATCGTGGGAAACGGAGTGTCACGATCGACGCCAAGACCGACGACGGGCACGATCTGATCGGCAAGCTGCTGGGCTCGGCGGATGTGTTCATCACCGGCAACGTCGGCGACACCAACCGGAAGCTGGGACTGGACTACGACTCGGTGAAAGCGATCCGACCCGACATCGTGTATTGCCAGATCACCGGTTTCGGGGCGAGTGGGCCGTATCGCGAGATACCGACGCACGGCAATATGATGGAGGCGCTGGCCGGCGTCAGTGATGGGCGGTCCCTCGGGGACGATGGCCTCGTCCGCAGTATTCCGGGCCAGGAAGCGCCGCTGTCCAGCGGTGGGGTGGTGCTCGGCCCGCTCGAGGGTGCATACGCGATTGCGGCCGGACTGGCACGTCGAGCCCGCACGGGTGAGGGATGTTTCATCGACATCTCGTGTGCCGACGCGGTGCTCGCGGCCGATTGGCTCAGAACAATAGAAGAGCTCAATCCGAGCAAATGCCATCGGCCTTCGGACGCCCACGATGTGTCCTCGAGTGCGAAGTATCAGTACTACCAGACGCTCGATGGCAAGTTCATCCTGTTCTGCTGCGTCGAGGCAAAGTTCTGGGATCGCTTCTGCGATGCGGTGGAGCGTCCCGACCTGAAGGATCGGCACGACCGTACGCTCGTCATCGACTACGCGTTCCATGACGTCGAGCTCCGAAAGGTCCTGCAGCAGATCATCATCGAGCGGACCCTGGATGACTGGATGACCCTCGCGGTGGAGCATCACATCGCCATCGGTCCGGCCAACGACCTGGAGGGTGCGTCCACTGATCCGCACATGAACGCGCGGGGGATGTTCATCAAGGAAGATCACCCGGTGCTCGGCGCCTTCGAGACTGTGCGGAGTCCCATTCATGTGGACGGACACGAGTTCGAATACAAGTCGGCGCCCGCGCTGGGCGAGCACACCAACGAGGTTCTCTCCGAGCTCGGTGTGAGTGAACCCGAAATCGACAAGCTGCGGTCCGCCGGAGTTCTGTGA
- a CDS encoding VOC family protein, with amino-acid sequence MNTLGINHATVVVDDLGTARRRYMDVFGAVFFREGAPSRLAEEHYDYNLFYVGNLMIESIAPHKKPDDTVLQRFVARYGYGYHFFHFGVESLDAAREELLSRGYELVTQNRFAITTHPRSTHGLMLGAAEGFMNPPWDATWVNGNAAGLRGLRSVNFVVPYAEAAAQHLTEVWGGTLVGQQRTDGANPTSTYYISFGPKDLGSVRGPHVVGLVQPLTEEGSVADFLRKRQPRAYSITWSVEDIAGTKSFLNDRAIDFAETSLHGEGITISPDQMFGAVHEFSDRGVI; translated from the coding sequence ATGAACACGTTGGGCATCAATCATGCGACCGTGGTGGTCGATGACCTCGGCACGGCGCGGCGACGCTACATGGATGTGTTCGGTGCAGTGTTCTTTCGCGAAGGGGCGCCGAGTCGTCTGGCCGAAGAACACTACGATTACAACCTGTTCTATGTCGGCAACCTGATGATCGAAAGCATCGCCCCGCACAAGAAGCCGGACGACACTGTGCTGCAACGATTTGTGGCGAGGTACGGATACGGATATCACTTCTTCCATTTTGGAGTGGAAAGTCTCGATGCCGCGCGCGAGGAGTTGCTGTCACGCGGATACGAGCTGGTGACCCAAAACCGCTTCGCCATCACCACTCATCCGCGATCGACTCACGGTTTGATGCTCGGCGCTGCAGAAGGGTTCATGAACCCGCCATGGGATGCGACATGGGTCAACGGGAATGCCGCCGGACTACGTGGCCTGCGCTCGGTCAACTTCGTCGTTCCCTACGCGGAGGCGGCAGCACAACATCTGACCGAGGTCTGGGGAGGCACACTGGTCGGTCAGCAGAGAACGGACGGCGCAAACCCGACTTCCACGTACTACATCTCCTTCGGCCCAAAGGATCTCGGAAGCGTCCGTGGTCCGCACGTCGTCGGACTCGTCCAACCGCTGACAGAAGAGGGGAGCGTGGCCGACTTCCTCCGGAAGCGGCAACCGCGCGCCTACTCCATCACCTGGTCGGTCGAGGACATCGCCGGCACGAAGTCCTTTCTCAACGATCGAGCCATCGACTTCGCCGAAACGAGCCTGCACGGCGAGGGCATCACCATTTCGCCGGATCAGATGTTCGGCGCAGTCCACGAATTCAGCGATCGCGGAGTGATTTGA